A genomic stretch from Tepidisphaeraceae bacterium includes:
- a CDS encoding cellulase family glycosylhydrolase: protein MLSIGVTSFCALSLSALLLWSIAPSSAAGAPANDALAADVEQFYPMPLSKPRGGGVASLASATMERLDAMKSPDGRAMLRLTGSSGPVQGAWWFPGHQPLTREQARFDDPEARILVEITTATPVSTQLSVNWRIDESGTPGETVASEPIQIGRDEPTRVVLKVPALEPEAKINGLILSVSTPGEYHVRRLAIARLSSVLVDPIEPGALRLAPEQKITGQAVAGVDKVTVRFVPEKDGVEPTETAADVRDGRFELAIRARDLQPGNAYAVTAQPTGRRTEASPAQRLFVFPTLTGKQCPPVTRRGADLIREGRRFGFVGTNYTPFYLGLSIRADFEVIAQDVLQMKKWGLRVVRVPLDFGMVQPEIGVMPDDPRYKELMVRHGLDPAFVEALEYFVTLAGEMGIYTILDWHGMAVDPYRYFLGGNEQQKKDGKPGTAIAYLAKSPTERGEFDLSNPTHVEALCNAHRWAAKHFKGNPNLLGAEIPFNEPHTKYMAVEAIWRRVVDQTARAVHEGDPNRLLFTLQPSYSHNNLMPSVTWMPPDRADGAAPHFYQANSPIPVRSDAQTMREPWLARESEGVFGWGFPAMLMPYSAVDYPFYNGETGAHGAEMVLPDRPLEEAASILIEAQLVQEYAAGMSGRMEWTLWRYPKAFDPHLETYRKQFTRFAPVFEAGPIDRMRAEVAFVQHPEAIKSGNGYNHGCLPLAKAVLDLHLPHVHYLTDDQFRYIAAAEMSVGLEQVVEAVETLPYKAIVADRRHLDPRVLMMLERMKVPVLWLDRAEDLTTDQLAAFLNRAGIATDQKTPRELQLAEGPGHLIVYRRLDGGTNAAKAYPMVKRDGVFELVDEAGTSVFKGDAKALMAQGIDIDLPLWRSAIYRIVSE, encoded by the coding sequence ATGCTGAGCATCGGAGTCACGTCGTTTTGCGCCCTAAGCCTGTCGGCGTTGTTGCTATGGTCGATTGCACCGTCCAGTGCTGCCGGCGCGCCGGCCAACGACGCCTTGGCGGCCGATGTGGAGCAGTTCTACCCCATGCCCCTGTCCAAACCGCGCGGCGGTGGCGTGGCCTCGCTTGCATCGGCGACGATGGAACGGCTCGACGCGATGAAATCGCCCGACGGTCGCGCCATGCTGCGCCTGACCGGCTCGTCGGGCCCAGTGCAGGGCGCCTGGTGGTTTCCGGGCCATCAGCCACTCACGCGCGAACAGGCGCGTTTCGATGACCCCGAGGCGCGCATTCTCGTGGAGATCACCACCGCGACGCCGGTCAGCACGCAACTCAGCGTCAACTGGCGCATCGACGAGAGCGGCACACCGGGTGAGACGGTGGCAAGCGAACCGATCCAGATTGGCCGCGATGAGCCGACCCGGGTCGTGCTGAAGGTGCCAGCACTCGAGCCGGAGGCGAAGATCAACGGCCTCATTCTCAGCGTCAGCACCCCGGGCGAGTATCACGTTCGACGGCTGGCGATTGCGCGCCTCAGCAGCGTGCTGGTCGATCCGATCGAGCCGGGCGCGCTGCGCCTCGCCCCGGAGCAGAAGATCACCGGGCAGGCCGTCGCCGGCGTGGACAAGGTGACCGTGCGCTTCGTGCCGGAGAAGGACGGCGTCGAACCGACTGAGACCGCGGCCGACGTTCGCGACGGCCGCTTTGAGCTGGCCATTCGCGCCCGCGACCTGCAGCCCGGCAACGCGTACGCCGTCACTGCCCAGCCCACCGGCCGTCGAACTGAAGCGAGCCCGGCCCAGCGCCTGTTCGTCTTTCCAACGCTCACCGGCAAGCAGTGCCCACCCGTCACGCGACGCGGAGCTGACCTGATCCGGGAGGGCAGGCGCTTCGGCTTTGTCGGCACGAACTACACGCCGTTCTACCTTGGTCTCAGCATCCGCGCCGACTTTGAGGTGATCGCTCAGGATGTGCTGCAGATGAAGAAGTGGGGGTTGCGCGTGGTTCGCGTCCCGCTCGACTTCGGCATGGTCCAGCCCGAGATCGGCGTGATGCCGGACGATCCGCGCTACAAGGAACTGATGGTTAGGCACGGCCTCGACCCTGCGTTTGTCGAGGCGCTGGAGTACTTCGTCACCCTTGCCGGTGAGATGGGCATCTACACGATCCTCGACTGGCATGGGATGGCGGTTGATCCTTATCGGTACTTCCTCGGCGGCAATGAGCAGCAGAAGAAGGACGGCAAGCCGGGCACGGCCATCGCGTACCTCGCCAAGTCGCCGACCGAGCGGGGTGAGTTTGACCTCAGCAATCCGACGCACGTCGAGGCGCTCTGTAACGCGCATCGCTGGGCGGCGAAGCACTTCAAGGGGAACCCGAATCTGCTCGGGGCCGAGATCCCATTCAACGAGCCGCACACGAAGTACATGGCCGTCGAGGCCATTTGGCGACGCGTCGTCGATCAGACGGCCCGCGCGGTGCACGAGGGGGACCCGAACCGCCTGTTGTTCACGCTGCAGCCGTCGTACAGCCACAACAACCTGATGCCGTCGGTCACTTGGATGCCACCGGATCGTGCCGACGGCGCGGCACCGCACTTCTACCAGGCCAACAGCCCCATTCCCGTGCGGTCCGATGCGCAGACGATGCGCGAGCCCTGGTTGGCGCGCGAGTCCGAAGGCGTGTTCGGCTGGGGCTTCCCTGCGATGCTGATGCCGTACTCGGCCGTCGACTACCCGTTCTACAACGGTGAGACGGGCGCGCACGGCGCCGAGATGGTGTTGCCGGACCGCCCACTGGAGGAGGCCGCGTCGATCCTGATCGAGGCGCAGCTCGTGCAGGAGTACGCCGCCGGCATGTCGGGCCGCATGGAGTGGACGCTGTGGCGTTACCCGAAGGCGTTCGATCCGCACCTGGAGACGTACCGCAAGCAGTTCACGCGGTTCGCGCCGGTCTTCGAGGCGGGCCCGATCGACCGCATGCGGGCCGAGGTCGCGTTCGTCCAGCATCCCGAGGCGATCAAGAGCGGTAACGGGTACAACCACGGTTGCCTGCCGCTGGCCAAGGCGGTGCTCGACCTGCATCTGCCCCACGTGCACTACCTGACCGACGACCAGTTCCGCTATATCGCAGCGGCGGAGATGTCGGTGGGGCTTGAACAGGTGGTCGAGGCCGTCGAGACGCTGCCGTACAAGGCGATCGTCGCCGACCGGCGTCACCTCGATCCGCGCGTCCTGATGATGCTGGAGCGGATGAAGGTGCCCGTCCTGTGGCTCGACCGCGCCGAGGACCTGACGACCGACCAACTGGCCGCGTTCTTGAATAGGGCGGGCATCGCGACCGATCAGAAGACGCCGCGCGAGCTGCAACTGGCCGAGGGGCCCGGGCACCTCATCGTCTACCGTCGCCTCGACGGCGGTACGAACGCTGCGAAAGCCTACCCCATGGTGAAGCGGGACGGCGTTTTCGAACTGGTGGACGAAGCGGGCACGAGCGTCTTCAAGGGCGATGCGAAGGCCCTGATGGCGCAAGGCATCGATATCGACCTGCCGCTGTGGCGATCGGCCATTTACCGCATCGTCAGCGAGTAG
- a CDS encoding ATP-binding protein has translation MTRIARGRVSLHAKVVNAHELIRRSLQLVQKEIEETGLDLLLSLRAKRHELWADPTRLQQVLANLLQNAVKFTPEGGNIPVRTSNDGDTLNIVVMDTGIGIEQEVLPRLFVPFERGERTVTRKYGGLGLGLSIRKSIVEMHNGALTAASEGTGAAASVAEAIEIAEREEIDLLVSDLGLPDGTGHDVMRHLKSRGIKGIALSGFGQQEDVTRSTAAGFEAPWLNP, from the coding sequence ATGACCCGCATCGCCCGCGGCAGGGTGTCGCTCCACGCCAAGGTGGTGAACGCGCACGAGCTGATTCGTCGATCTCTGCAACTCGTGCAGAAGGAGATCGAAGAGACGGGGCTGGACCTACTGCTCAGCTTGCGGGCCAAGCGCCACGAACTATGGGCTGACCCCACGCGGCTCCAACAGGTGCTGGCAAACCTGTTGCAGAACGCCGTGAAGTTCACGCCAGAGGGCGGAAACATCCCCGTGCGCACCTCCAACGATGGCGACACGTTGAACATCGTCGTCATGGACACCGGCATCGGAATCGAGCAGGAGGTGCTGCCAAGGCTGTTCGTTCCATTTGAACGGGGCGAGCGCACGGTGACGCGGAAGTACGGCGGGCTGGGGCTGGGGCTATCGATCCGCAAGTCAATCGTGGAGATGCACAACGGCGCCCTCACTGCCGCGAGTGAGGGAACGGGCGCGGCCGCCAGCGTGGCCGAGGCGATCGAGATTGCGGAGCGTGAGGAGATCGACCTGCTGGTCAGCGACCTCGGGTTACCCGATGGGACCGGGCACGACGTGATGCGGCACTTGAAGTCGCGCGGGATCAAAGGGATCGCCCTCAGCGGCTTTGGACAACAGGAGGACGTCACCCGCAGCACAGCGGCTGGCTTCGAAGCGCCCTGGTTAAACCCGTAA
- a CDS encoding ATP-binding protein, whose product MNTPDATAVPEPDPADVEAITRARLIAIVESSDDAIVSKTLDGTITSWNKGAERIFGWTAAEVVGGPITVIIPPDRLAEEPQILRRLQAGERVDHFETIRRTKDGRLIDISVTISPIRDRAGRIVGASKVARDVTERKRLEEALRDEGRVLELINRTGVLIGSQLELQAVVQAVTDAATELSGARFGAFFYNIVNAQGEALVLYTLSGAPREAFEKFGLPRNTKVFGPTFHGEGIVRSDDITQDPRYGQMAPHHGMPKGHLPVRSYLAVPVISRAGEVIGGLFFGHPNPGVFTGRTERIVQGIAAQAAVAIDNARLYDRVKAGAAEREQLLAAERAARGEAERVSVVKDEFLATLSHELRTPLNAILGYAQLLAGGRMQSPDDLREAAQVIERNARVQTQLVEDLLDMSRIISGKIRLDVQQVDLQDVIRAAVASVRHSADTKGIRLQVVLDPLAGPVRGDPARLQQCCWNLLSNAIKFTNKGGRIQVGLERVNSHVEVCVVDDGQGISPEFLPHLFERFRQADASTTRRHGGLGLGLSIVRQLVELHGGSVRAKSPGEGQGATFCIELPVMVVHGADGAEARQHPRAANVASAAVIDNPSLDGITVLAVDDEPDARNLIRRVLEECGARVVTAASSEEAMAAVARERPDVIISDIGMPDEDGYAFIRRVRALAIEAGGRTPAAALTAFARAEDRTRALRAGYQTHVAKPVEPMELTAVVASLANRT is encoded by the coding sequence GTGAACACGCCCGACGCAACCGCGGTTCCAGAACCCGATCCCGCCGATGTCGAGGCGATCACCCGTGCGCGGCTGATCGCGATCGTCGAGTCGAGCGACGACGCGATCGTCAGCAAGACGCTCGACGGGACGATCACCTCGTGGAACAAGGGGGCCGAACGCATCTTCGGCTGGACGGCCGCGGAGGTGGTCGGCGGGCCGATCACTGTGATCATCCCGCCCGACCGCCTCGCCGAGGAACCGCAGATCCTCCGCCGCCTGCAGGCCGGCGAGCGCGTCGACCACTTCGAGACGATCCGGCGCACGAAGGACGGGCGGCTGATCGACATCTCCGTGACGATCTCGCCGATCCGCGACCGCGCGGGACGGATCGTCGGCGCCTCGAAGGTGGCGCGGGACGTCACCGAGCGCAAGCGGTTGGAGGAGGCGCTGCGCGACGAGGGGCGGGTCCTGGAGCTGATCAACCGGACCGGCGTCCTGATCGGCTCCCAGCTGGAGCTGCAGGCCGTCGTGCAGGCCGTGACCGACGCGGCCACGGAACTCAGCGGCGCGAGGTTCGGCGCGTTCTTCTACAACATCGTCAACGCGCAGGGCGAGGCGCTCGTGCTCTACACGCTCTCGGGCGCACCGCGCGAGGCGTTCGAGAAGTTCGGCCTGCCCCGCAACACGAAGGTGTTCGGCCCCACGTTCCACGGCGAGGGCATCGTGCGGTCGGACGACATCACGCAGGACCCGCGTTACGGGCAGATGGCGCCCCACCACGGCATGCCCAAGGGGCATCTGCCGGTGCGCAGCTACCTCGCCGTTCCCGTGATCTCACGCGCGGGCGAGGTGATCGGCGGGCTGTTCTTCGGACACCCCAACCCCGGCGTCTTCACCGGCCGAACAGAGCGAATCGTCCAAGGCATCGCTGCGCAGGCCGCGGTCGCGATCGACAACGCGCGACTCTACGATCGCGTCAAGGCCGGGGCCGCCGAGCGCGAACAGCTGCTCGCGGCCGAACGGGCCGCCCGGGGCGAGGCCGAGCGCGTCAGCGTGGTGAAGGACGAGTTCCTCGCGACGCTCAGCCACGAGCTGCGCACGCCGCTGAACGCGATCCTCGGCTACGCGCAGCTGCTGGCGGGCGGGCGGATGCAGTCGCCGGATGACCTGCGGGAAGCGGCGCAGGTGATCGAACGCAACGCGCGCGTGCAGACCCAGCTGGTCGAGGACCTGCTGGACATGAGCCGGATCATCAGCGGCAAGATCCGCCTCGACGTGCAGCAGGTCGACCTGCAGGACGTGATCCGGGCGGCCGTCGCGTCCGTGCGGCATTCGGCCGACACGAAGGGGATCCGCCTGCAGGTCGTGCTCGACCCGCTGGCCGGCCCGGTCCGCGGGGACCCGGCCCGGCTGCAGCAGTGCTGCTGGAACCTGCTGTCCAACGCGATCAAGTTCACCAACAAGGGCGGGCGGATCCAGGTCGGCCTCGAACGCGTGAACAGCCACGTGGAGGTGTGCGTCGTGGACGACGGGCAGGGGATCAGTCCGGAGTTCCTGCCCCATCTGTTCGAGCGGTTCCGCCAAGCGGACGCGTCAACGACCCGTCGACACGGCGGCCTCGGTCTGGGCCTGTCGATCGTCAGACAACTGGTGGAGCTGCACGGCGGATCGGTGCGGGCCAAGAGCCCCGGCGAGGGCCAGGGCGCGACGTTCTGCATCGAACTGCCGGTGATGGTGGTGCACGGGGCCGACGGCGCCGAGGCGCGGCAGCACCCGCGGGCCGCCAACGTTGCCTCGGCCGCGGTGATCGATAACCCCTCGCTGGACGGCATCACGGTGCTTGCGGTCGACGACGAGCCGGATGCGCGTAACCTGATCCGTCGCGTGCTGGAGGAGTGCGGCGCGCGGGTCGTCACTGCCGCGTCGTCGGAGGAGGCGATGGCGGCGGTCGCTCGGGAGCGGCCGGACGTGATCATCAGCGACATCGGGATGCCCGACGAGGACGGCTACGCGTTCATCCGACGCGTGCGGGCGCTGGCAATCGAGGCGGGCGGGCGGACGCCGGCGGCGGCGCTGACGGCGTTCGCGCGGGCCGAGGACCGGACGCGCGCGCTGCGGGCGGGTTATCAGACGCACGTGGCCAAGCCGGTCGAACCGATGGAGTTGACGGCCGTGGTGGCGAGCCTTGCCAACCGTACCTGA
- a CDS encoding type I restriction enzyme HsdR N-terminal domain-containing protein, producing the protein MALPNKVRDRMVAGVKRYMPVIAQQKARDVSEADTVTLVKDLLAGVFGYDKYAELTSEHSIRGTFCDLAVKLSEKLSMLIEVKSAGTKLDDRHVKQAVDYASNQGVEWVVLTNASVWRLYQVVFAKPIDKRLLVEIDLCDVDVKREPSPLPSLIHPNTKAPQNQSRKRASPVNWN; encoded by the coding sequence ATGGCACTGCCCAACAAGGTCCGCGATCGCATGGTCGCCGGCGTCAAGCGCTACATGCCGGTCATCGCGCAGCAGAAGGCCCGCGACGTCTCCGAGGCCGACACGGTCACGCTCGTCAAAGATCTGCTAGCCGGCGTGTTCGGCTACGACAAGTATGCCGAGCTGACGAGCGAGCATTCGATCCGCGGCACGTTCTGCGATCTGGCCGTAAAACTCAGCGAGAAGCTGTCGATGCTGATCGAGGTCAAGTCGGCCGGGACGAAGCTCGACGATCGCCACGTGAAGCAGGCGGTCGACTATGCTTCGAACCAAGGCGTCGAGTGGGTCGTGCTCACCAACGCGTCGGTCTGGCGGCTTTATCAGGTCGTCTTCGCCAAGCCGATCGACAAGCGCCTGCTGGTGGAGATCGACCTGTGCGACGTCGACGTGAAGCGCGAGCCCTCTCCCCTCCCCTCTCTCATCCACCCCAACACGAAAGCACCGCAAAACCAGTCCCGAAAACGAGCGAGCCCTGTTAACTGGAATTAA